In a genomic window of Methanogenium sp. S4BF:
- a CDS encoding DUF5683 domain-containing protein, with translation MPENIPVCPECGHPLPEGMTGLCPSCREWKDSAPLPPQKNVHAAVVLSFFFPGFGQVYNGQYRKGLLVLVATIFGLFFFLVPGIVILGAGVYDAYRTAQRQNAGAVPFREMHLYHVLLYIIIFILVCFGAMSVSSVFMMP, from the coding sequence ATGCCAGAGAATATACCGGTATGCCCCGAATGTGGGCACCCTCTTCCCGAAGGAATGACCGGGCTATGCCCGTCCTGCAGGGAATGGAAGGATTCTGCCCCTCTTCCGCCGCAGAAGAATGTGCATGCAGCAGTTGTTCTCTCATTCTTCTTCCCCGGCTTCGGGCAGGTCTATAACGGTCAGTACAGGAAAGGGCTCCTTGTACTGGTGGCTACGATTTTTGGCCTCTTCTTCTTTCTGGTCCCCGGGATTGTCATCCTCGGGGCCGGTGTATATGATGCCTATCGGACTGCCCAGCGGCAGAACGCCGGCGCCGTCCCGTTTCGTGAGATGCACCTGTACCACGTCCTCCTGTATATTATCATCTTCATCCTCGTCTGCTTTGGGGCGATGTCAGTCTCTTCGGTCTTTATGATGCCGTGA